AAAATATCATTTCTTCTTCCTTTATTTCAAAGGTTTCAAGCACTTTATCTTTACTTATAAAATAGGCAAATAAAGGACTTAATAGCCATATGGTACAGGAAGGTATACTAAGGATACCAATGCTTACCCCACTATTAAATGCTAGAAATAAAATCAAAAGTGAAACTGCACTACCCATCCACATAAAAGATATAAAATTTTTAAATCTTTTTCCAAGTTTCACCTCCACGTCTGCTGCCGTCTGCCACTCTAATAAATTCTTCTTGCTAATAATCAACCTATATAAAGTTCTAATTATGGCATCTAGCATCAAGTATGCTTGAAAAGGTATAAAGCAAAAAATCAAAAACACCTGTTCTATACCCATCTTACTATTTTGAATTTTGCCTGATAAACTTATACCAATAGCAGGAGATACTACAGCTTCTGTTACATCAAATAGTACAGGTGCTAAAATCGCAACAAAAGCTGTAATAAACCATTTATCCGTGCCATCAGGCAATATCCCTCCTAAAGTAAGTATAAGCAAAATTGTAATGGCGGGAGCGAGTAAGCTTCTCCTCAGGTTATCTAATATTTTCCATTTAGACATTTTATTTAAAGGTGAAGTACTTTTAAGCCAAGGTAATAATTGCCAGTCTCCTCTAGTCCACCTATGTAGCCTCATGCAGCTAGAGTTGTAATAAGCTGGGTATCCATCTATAAACTCCACATCCGTTACTAAAGCAGTTCTAACATATGCACCCTCTAATAAATCGTGGCTTAAAACAGTATTTTCAGGTATCTCATCTTTTAACATATAATTAAAAATATCTACATCGTAAATTCCTTTTCCAGTAAAAATCCCTTCTCCAAATAAATCCTGATATACATCAGACACAGCGGTAGTATACATATCTATGCCCGTTTCACCAGAAAAAATCTTTGAAAACAGTGTTTTATTTGCGCTAAGAATTGAAACTCCAATCCTTGGTTGCATAAGCCCATAGCCTCTGCTCACATTTTTTTTACTATAATTTATAACAGCATTATTTAGTGGATGCGCCATAGCACCTATTAATTTCTTAGCAGAGTCCCTTGGAAGCTTTGTATCTGCATCTAAGGTAATAACATATTTAACAGACCTAAGCGTCTCTGCATTGTTACTAATTACATTGTAACTGGTATTTTCACTACCTCGAAGAAACTCATTAAACTCCATAAGCTTTCCACGTTTTCTTTCCCAACCTATCCACTTATTTTCACTTTTATTGTACTGCCTTAATCTATTTAAGAAGAAAAATATTTCTTTCCCTTTTTTACAATACTTTTTATTTAGTTCTTCTATGGCTAAGAGCCCTTTACTCACTACTACTTTATCGCCTTCTTCTTCCTCCGTGGCACTGTCCTTAAAATCTCCAAGTAGTGCAAAATACAAATTATTTTGGGAATTGGCTAAATAGTATATTTCTAAGTCACCTATTAACTCTTCTACCCTAGAAGGATTATTGAGTAAGGTTGGGATTACTACAACTGTACTATATCTCTCTGGTATCACTTCTTTAAAATCCATTTTAGGAATAAAAGATGGCGAAATTAAAACACTTACACTCCAGTTGAGAATTGATATTGCTATTTCGCTACAAGGCACTAATATCACAATTATAGCTATAACATATCTCCATAATGTTATATCCTTATCATACAATAGACTAAATACAATAAATATACATATTATTAACATTGTGAATGCAATAATAGTACCTATATATAAATTTTCTCTATTCTTTTTAGTAATATTTTCAAACCAGCCTATACCTGTATTCTTGTATCCTATTTTTTCCTTCAATTCATTGATTCCTTCATCTACCAAATAATACCCAACGTGTTGTTTATAGGTATTGGTTTCTGATGCCCCACTTTGTTTGCAACATTCAATAAGTTTTTTTGCTATATAGGATTCAGGAAGCTTTGTATGTTTGTGTATCTTTTCTATTTCATGCCTATAATTATCTCTTGACTTAAAATCCATCTCCCCATAAATACAAGCTGGATCCTCCCTTAAGATACTTTCTACAGAACTTAGTTTTTCGAAATATTTTTTCCAATTCAAACCTTCAATGACTCTTATGCTATTAATAGAATTACCCATAGATATTTCAAAATTAGCCTCTATTTGATGCTCTAAGGAAATGATTTTTTCTGAACTTGTTTCAAGTGCGGAAAGCCTTTCATCTATAAACCCATAAATTTCTTTTGAATCAATGCCATTATCCCTGAGTAGTTTCAATAATCTTTCTGTAAAATGAGAATTAAATGTAAGCTTTTCACTATTTAATATAGATACCGCATTTGCAATTTTACCTTCATTGAAACTATTAATTAATCGCTCTGCAACCAGTTCCGCTTCTTTTTTATCCCCCTCTGCTTTACCAATTTTCTCAGTTATCTTACTAATATTTTGAATTAATGCTATTCGTAGCATAATAGGAATAGCCCATAGTTCACCACTGGTAAGTAAGGTATTCTTTTGATAAGCCCTAATAAAGTTTGCAATAATACTTTCATCAATTCTACCATCAGTGTGGGATACTATTTCAATAGCAATATGATAAACCCTTGGATATCCCTTCATAACTCCTTTATATATGACTGGTAGGTCATTATAATATGTTTTAGGCATATTATGTTTTATACTCTTATACTCCTTTTCTACCAAGTAAAGATTATCCAAAAGCCATTCTGCCGCAGGTACTACAACTCTTTTATTTCTTCCTTCCTTATATATGTTTTCGTAGCCATTTAATATCTTTTCATAGCTTCTATCTAAATTACTAATAAGCTTTTTCTTGCAATTAGTATTCCTGATATCAGAGTAATGACGTGCTATTTCAGAGGCATGTTTTTCTAAATCCTCTCTATTTACATTTATGGTTGGAATATCCTTTAGTAAATTTTCTTCTCGGTAATAATTCAGATTTTTCCTTACCACTAAGTAAATTAAAACACCTATTACGGCTATTGCCCCTAATGTAATTTGCAGCACTATAACCACCCCTTCAACACTTTTTTGCTAATTATGTTTATAAATATTTAGGACTAACTTAAATTATTATCTCCAACTAACCGATTAATTATTAGTAAAAATAAGAAAAAGAACTCACAATAAATCATTGTGAGTTCTTTTTCTTATTTTCCTACTAAATTTTATAAAATTCTTGGAAGGATCTTGTAACATAAGTATGATCTGTTACTCCACCTAGTTCTCTTATAGAATGCATAGCTAGAGTTGGACTTCCCATATCCACTGAGCGTATATTTAAATGAGTTGAAGATATTGGTCCTATAGTTGAACCTCCACGGGCATCAGAACGATTTACAAATTTTTGTACTGGCACCCCTGCTTTTTCGCAAACTAATTCATAAACTGCATCAGAGTTACTATCAGTAGTGTAGCTTTGACTAGCACTAATTTTTATAACTGGACCTTTATTAATATAAGGCTTATTTGTTGGGTCATTCTTTTCAGGACTGTTAGGATGAACAGCATGTGCATTATCTGCAGATATTATAAAGGATTTAGAAATAGCTCTTAAAAAATCCTCTCGATTTTTACCCTGTGATATTGTAATTCGCTCTAAGATGTCAACTAACATATTTGAGTCAGCGCCCTGCTTAGTTGCACTCCCAACTTCTTCGTTATCAAAGCAAACCATTACATTTGTTGCCTCTACAGCCGGCACTTTAGCTAGTGCTCTTATACCTGCATGTACCATGGCGAGATCATCTAATCTTGAACTTGAAATAAATTCATTATTTAACCCTATAATTGATCCCTTTTCATATTCATAAAGAAATAAATCAAAATCTATAATTTGTTTATTTTCTACAGATAATTCACTTGCAATGGCACTCATAAGATAATTATTTTTTTCTAATTCTTCACTCACCATTGCCAGTAGCGGCAGCGTATCCTTTTGTTTATTTAGTTCAATTCCAGTATTTATATCCCTATTCATATGGATAGCTAAATTTGGAATTATCATTATTGGCTTGTTAATATTCACCAGCCTTGTTTCTGGATATAGAATATTTTCACTTCTTAAAGTTACCCTTCCAGCTATAGCTAGTGGTCTATCCATCCAAGTATTTAATATTGGTCCACCATAAACCTCTGTGTTTAACCTTACATATGTATTGTCTACTATCATTTCTGGTGCGGGCTTAATTCTAAAGCTAGGTGAATCTGTATGCGCTCCAATAATTTTAAAGCCAGTTTCTTCGATTTCTCCACGTCCAACTACAAAAGCAGTTATCGCAGAATCATTTTTAGTCACAAAATATTTTCCGCCTTTTACAAGGTTCCACTTTTCTTCTTCTTTAATTTCCACAAAGCCTTCACTGCATAAATCTTCTTTAGCCTTTGCTACAGCATGAAAAGCTGTTGGACTATCATAAATAAAATCAATAAGATTTTGGGCAAATTCTAATTCACTATTCATATATATTCCTCCAATGCATATTGTGGCACATAAGCACTTTGCTTATCCCCTTCACTATTATAACAAAAGTTTTGGTATTATTCCTATAAATTCTAAATTAATGCTATAATTAATTGTTAAATGAGTGTTTAAAAATCAATTTCTTAAATTATACTGATATTCAGAGGTGAAAATATGTTATCAAAATTTTTAATTTCAAAATTCGTAAAAGATTATGCAAACATTAATAATAAAAAAGTACGAGATGCCTATGGTTACCTAGGCGGCTTAGTTGGAATTATAGTAAACTTAATGCTTTTTATTACAAAACTAATTATAGGAGTACTATTAAATAGTATAGCAGTTACTGCAGATGCCTTTAATAATCTTTCAGATGTAGCTTCTTCAGTTATTACAATTCTAGGTTTTAAACTAGCCAATAAACCACCAGATAAAGAGCACCCCTTTGGTCACGGAAGGCTTGAATATATTTCTGGACTTTTAGTTTCCCTTTTAGTAATGCTAGTTGGTATTGAGTTTATTAAAACCTCCTTTGATAGAATAATTCATCCCTCAAAGGTGATTTTCACCCTCATACCCTTTATATTAATATTGATATCTATAGGATTTAAAATTTGGATCAGTGGATTTAATAAGACCCTAGGTAGAACTATAAAATCTTCTGCCCTTGAAGCTTCCTCCTTTGATGCATTAAGTGACGTAATTAGCTCGAGCTGTGTTGCATTATCACTACTTCTTTCTAACTGGATTGACTTTCCTATAGATGGATACATAGGAATACTAGTATCCTTTATAATAATATATGCTGGTTTTTCACTTATTAAAGATACTATGAATCCCTTGCTTGGTGAAGCTCCTGATATGGAACTCGTAAAAGGACTTCAAGCAAAGTTACTATCCTATGACCATATTACTGGTGCACATGATTTAGTTATCCATAACTATGGACCCAGTAGATGCATGGGATCTGTTCACGCAGAAGTTCCCTGTGATATTTCTATAGTTGAAATCCATGAGATTATAGACAAAGCTGAAAAAGAAATTTCAGAGGAATTTGACATACATCTAGTTATTCACATGGACCCTATAAATACAGATGATGAAGAGGTTAATGCCTGTCGTTTAGAACTTTTAAAGGCATTAGCATATTTTCCTATAATAAAATCAATCCATGATTTTAGAATTGTAGGTAGCGGTGAATATAAAAATTTAATCTTTGATGCTGTAATGGATTTTAACCCTAGCTTTACAGCAAGTGATGAGTCTAAACTAGGTGAGGAAATTAATATTGAACTCAAGAAACGTTGCCCTCAGTATAATGCCTTGATGACATTAGATAGAGATTATTTGGGGGTTGTATAAAGAGAAAAAAGTATATATTACTACAAATGCATTCACGACCCTAAGTAATTCTAAAATTTATTTTAGAATTACTAAAGCGAAGGGAATGCATTTTACGTAATATATACTTTTTTTGCGCTTTAGATCATGCTTTTTTATAATATATCAACAGAATAAAAGATCGCGTTGATTTTTTGTCGGTACATCAACAAGAAGAAATCCCATTTTTAAAACAGCTGTTAGATGCAGCAATTAAACAAGATGTTATAATAATTAGTCATGATAAAAATGGAATAACTAGCACTAGGAGTATTCAACCCATTGGAATTTACTCAAATGAAGGAAAGTGGTATTGTCCATCTTATTGTTTTTTATCTAAAGATTACAGGGTCTTTAGATGTGACCATATAAAATCTGTAGATCTTGATTCAAATACGAGTCCTATTGACTTATCCAATATTAATTTAAAGAATCGCTTTATTATCCACAATGATACTAAAGAAACTTTTGAATTATATGTGGAGTTAACTAACAAAGGTGTAGAAAAATATCTATCTGCAAGGTGGCCAAATATTGAACTTACTAAACGAGAAGATGGTTCTGGATTTTTGAATGGTAATATCTCAAAACACGATATTAGCTTTTTTTCTGATTACTTTATTACATATAGTAAAAATGCAATTATCGAAAAACCTTATGAGTTAATTGAATGCCTAAAAGAGGAACTAAATATAATTTTAAACCAGTATAACTAATAAAATATGGATAAGCATCTTATGTAATTTCATAAGTCAGCTCATATTGCAATGCACAAACGAGAAACCTATCTCATGATATAATTTTTTTTAGTGCAAATTAAAGATTATTTATGAAATTTTTAGCAGTGGACATTCCACTGCTCTTTTTTTTCCCAAAATAAATCTTGTATTTTTGCAAAGCTCGCTTGACATTTAATGCAAAGCATACTATACTTAAAATGCAAAGTAAACATTGCAAAGGAGAGATAAATCCAGATGAAAACATGTATTCAGGAACTGCGAAAAAAACATAAGTTATCTCAAGAAGAACTGGCATTAGCAGTTGGTGTTACAAGGCAGACAATCACATCCCTTGAGTGTGAAAAGTATACAGCATCACTTGTCCTTGCATACAAAATAGCAAAATATTTTAATTTGAAAATTGAAGAAGTTTTTGG
This DNA window, taken from Clostridium estertheticum, encodes the following:
- a CDS encoding M18 family aminopeptidase, which encodes MNSELEFAQNLIDFIYDSPTAFHAVAKAKEDLCSEGFVEIKEEEKWNLVKGGKYFVTKNDSAITAFVVGRGEIEETGFKIIGAHTDSPSFRIKPAPEMIVDNTYVRLNTEVYGGPILNTWMDRPLAIAGRVTLRSENILYPETRLVNINKPIMIIPNLAIHMNRDINTGIELNKQKDTLPLLAMVSEELEKNNYLMSAIASELSVENKQIIDFDLFLYEYEKGSIIGLNNEFISSSRLDDLAMVHAGIRALAKVPAVEATNVMVCFDNEEVGSATKQGADSNMLVDILERITISQGKNREDFLRAISKSFIISADNAHAVHPNSPEKNDPTNKPYINKGPVIKISASQSYTTDSNSDAVYELVCEKAGVPVQKFVNRSDARGGSTIGPISSTHLNIRSVDMGSPTLAMHSIRELGGVTDHTYVTRSFQEFYKI
- a CDS encoding cation diffusion facilitator family transporter yields the protein MLSKFLISKFVKDYANINNKKVRDAYGYLGGLVGIIVNLMLFITKLIIGVLLNSIAVTADAFNNLSDVASSVITILGFKLANKPPDKEHPFGHGRLEYISGLLVSLLVMLVGIEFIKTSFDRIIHPSKVIFTLIPFILILISIGFKIWISGFNKTLGRTIKSSALEASSFDALSDVISSSCVALSLLLSNWIDFPIDGYIGILVSFIIIYAGFSLIKDTMNPLLGEAPDMELVKGLQAKLLSYDHITGAHDLVIHNYGPSRCMGSVHAEVPCDISIVEIHEIIDKAEKEISEEFDIHLVIHMDPINTDDEEVNACRLELLKALAYFPIIKSIHDFRIVGSGEYKNLIFDAVMDFNPSFTASDESKLGEEINIELKKRCPQYNALMTLDRDYLGVV
- a CDS encoding WYL domain-containing protein, which produces MSVHQQEEIPFLKQLLDAAIKQDVIIISHDKNGITSTRSIQPIGIYSNEGKWYCPSYCFLSKDYRVFRCDHIKSVDLDSNTSPIDLSNINLKNRFIIHNDTKETFELYVELTNKGVEKYLSARWPNIELTKREDGSGFLNGNISKHDISFFSDYFITYSKNAIIEKPYELIECLKEELNIILNQYN
- a CDS encoding helix-turn-helix transcriptional regulator, with amino-acid sequence MKTCIQELRKKHKLSQEELALAVGVTRQTITSLECEKYTASLVLAYKIAKYFNLKIEEVFGFSEVEEL